A single genomic interval of Seriola aureovittata isolate HTS-2021-v1 ecotype China chromosome 10, ASM2101889v1, whole genome shotgun sequence harbors:
- the LOC130175769 gene encoding protogenin B-like, whose translation MAKFKMKVYQHWLLFVLFLPLSSVLCFSELSFITEPSDVIVLPRDPAVLDCQAHGQPPVSIKWLKNGVRLAESEHIQFLPNGSLYIPKIKHTKEDSDEGFYQCLSQNKYGAILSQRSHLTIASISEFVLHPVPMAVTEGSVARFSCAVTSSPPATITWELNQSTLPLQTDRITVLPNGVLQIHNVQLEDAGQYRCVATNIGSRLKSRGAMLTVNQGAGPKPRQRPRIIAGPQNVTVSLHQTVVLECVATGNPWPIISWSRADSKPIDVYNAKVLGNGNLVITDVSSKHSGVYLCRATTPGTRNYTIAAANLTVLEPPSIVERPESQTRPRAGTARFMCQAEGVPPPHISWLKNGEEVHLNGRIKMYNSKLVITQIIPEDDAIYQCLAESEQGSVLSLARLIVVMSEDRPSAPRNIHAETISSSAILLAWERPLYNADKVIAYSIHYMKAEGLNNEEYQVVIGNDTTSYIIDDLEPARNYSFYIVAYMPMGASRMSDQVSQHTLEDVPLRTPELSLTSYSSTDIQVNWQLLPAKVSRGRVSAYRLSYRTAADNTVTSVELPQNSTEYLLEGLQPDTIYLLRMAAATRVGWCEPSAWTSHRTPKTSSNKVPSAPILQLEPLNCTSIVARWQTSPESVAVQGYRLCYHEEGQPEQPNIQLQAQTFTYTISGLDPRRKYHVKILAVGQAGDGYQTDQTVSTPGCVSARDQLAAAPPSPDHVTVLANNSSAVSLRWSRPAFPSGKTVSYTVRCTPVGTHNASAIRYIQTTKQSAMVQNLDSNTRYEFVVRLHVDQMSSPWSSVVYHRTLPAAPSHAPAGLRVTLIEDDTALVSWREPTESNVVVTHYTILYASQKAWLAGHWQIMQREGSHTMALLEKLEPGNVYVVKISASNQVGDGPFSNIVELALKRGNTHRSKNPRHSDSSPDTTVYSDGLYHIDQRSMTGIIVGVSIALACIVMCALILISKGRPRKSSSHKVVAVGAGEGPDAGMSLPNEHHTENVEALIPMISRHFLDAKGGSNIVINSAGPVSNKNQSKRWLLFKRETRNPVQSDVERRASLYETGKTVLMYDENLGSAPLPPSSREIIYGPLHSESSHTSEGSQETGDSGHYSNEESNEGMSNPSSSQGSRPESFGEDDGTTVAEMKQSFEVENEEMLSHHSAPDASRLCYTSEGSHPALHTSQAAGS comes from the exons ATGGCGAAGTTTAAGATGAAAGTTTACCAGCACtggctgctttttgttttgtttcttcctttGTCAA GTGTTTTATGTTTCAGCGAGTTGTCCTTCATCACAGAGCCCAGTGATGTTATTGTACTACCAAGGGACCCTGCTGTGTTGGACTGTCAGGCTCATGGGCAGCCTCCAGTCTCAATCAAGTGGCTGAAGAATGGGGTTCGGTTGGCAGAAAGTGAGCACATACAGTTTCTGCCCAACGGCTCGTTGTACATACCAAAGATAAAACATACCAAGGAGGATTCAGATGAAGGATTCTACCAGTGCCTCTCCCAGAACAAATATGGAGCTATCCTAAGCCAAAGATCACATTTGACTATCGCAA gTATCTCAGAGTTTGTGTTGCATCCTGTGCCTATGGCGGTGACTGAGGGGTCAGTGGCACGGTTCTCCTGTGCGGTCACCTCCAGCCCTCCTGCCACCATCACCTGGGAGCTCAACCAAAGCACATTACCACTACAGACGGACAG aatTACCGTTTTGCCCAATGGAGTCCTTCAGATTCACAATGTACAACTGGAAGATGCTGGACAGTACCGATGTGTGGCAACTAACATCGGTAGCCGTTTAAAGAGTCGAGGAGCCATGCTAACAGTCAACCAAG GTGCTGGTCCTAAACCACGTCAGAGGCCCAGAATCATTGCTGGACCTCAGAACGTCACAGTTTCTCTTCATCAAACTGTGGTGCTGGAGTGTGTGGCCACGGGCAACCCCTGGCCCATCATCTCCTGGAGCCGTGCTGACAGTAAACCCATTGATGTGTACAATGCAAAAGTGCTGGGCAATGGGAACCTGGTTATTACTGATGTCAGTTCCAAGCACAGTGGAGTCTACCTCTGCAGGGCCACCACCCCTGGAACCCGCAACTACACTATTGCTGCAGCTAACCTCACAGTTCTAG AGCCACCATCCATTGTGGAGAGGCCTGAAAGTCAGACCCGTCCAAGAGCAGGCACTGCTAGGTTTATGTGCCAAGCAGAGGGAGTGCCCCCACCACACATCAGCTGGCTAAAGAATGGAGAAGAGGTTCACTTAAATGGAAGGATTAAAATGTATAACAG TAAATTGGTGATTACCCAGATCATCCCTGAGGATGATGCCATCTATCAATGCTTGGCAGAGAGTGAACAGGGTTCAGTGCTGTCCTTGGCTCGCCTTATTGTTGTCATGTCAGAGGACAGACCCAGTGCACCGAGAAATATCCACGCTGAGACCATCTCAAGCTCTGCTATCTTACTGGCCTGGGAGAGACCACTCTACAATGCAGACAAAGTCATTGCTTACTCCATCCATTACATGAAGGCTGAAG GGCTAAACAACGAAGAATACCAAGTTGTTATTGGCAACGACACGACCAGCTATATCATCGATGACCTTGAGCCAGCTCGAAACTACAGCTTTTACATCGTGGCTTATATGCCAATGGGAGCCAGTCGTATGTCAGACCAAGTCAGTCAACATACCCTGGAGGATG TGCCTTTGCGTACCCCAGAGCTTAGTCTGACCAGCTACAGCTCAACAGATATCCAGGTGAACTGGCAGCTGCTCCCAGCTAAAGTGAGCCGTGGTCGGGTGTCTGCATACAGACTATCCTATCGTACAGCTGCAGACAACACTGTCACCTCTGTGGAGCTACCTCAGAATAGCACTGAATATCTGCTGGAGGGCCTGCAGCCTGATACCATCTATCTGCTCCGTATGGCTGCAGCCACCCGTGTGGGCTGGTGTGAGCCTTCAGCATGGACTTCGCACCGTACACCTAAGACCTCCAGTAATAAAG TGCCTTCAGCCCCTATTCTTCAACTTGAGCCGCTTAACTGCACCTCCATTGTGGCACGCTGGCAAACCTCCCCAGAATCTGTGGCTGTCCAGGGTTACCGGCTGTGTTACCATGAGGAAGGCCAACCAGAGCAGCCCAACATCCAACTGCAGGCTCAAACCTTTACCTACACCATCAGTGGCCTTG ATCCGAGGAGAAAGTATCATGTGAAGATTCTAGCTGTCGGTCAAGCTGGAGATGGTTATCAAACAGACCAAACAGTTAGTACTCCGGGATGTGTGT CGGCTAGAGACCAACTGGCAGCAGCCCCTCCATCTCCAGATCATGTGACTGTCTTGGCCAACAATTCATCTGCAGTGTCCCTGCGTTGGAGCCGTCCTGCTTTCCCCTCCGGAAAGACTGTTAGCTATACAGTCCGCTGCACACCTGTGGGCACCCACAACGCCTCTGCCATACGCTACATACAAAC TACCAAGCAGAGCGCGATGGTTCAGAATCTGGACTCAAACACTCGCTATGAGTTTGTTGTGCGTCTCCATGTGGACCAGATGTCGAGTCCCTGGAGTTCTGTTGTTTACCACCGAACCCTGCCAGCAG CACCTAGCCACGCTCCTGCAGGACTGCGAGTAACTCTGATTGAGGATGACACTGCTCTGGTGTCCTGGAGGGAACCCACAGAGTCCAATGTGGTGGTTACACACTATACCATCCTGTACGCTTCCCAGAAAGCCTGGCTGGCTGGACACTGGCAAATAATGCAAAGGGAGG GAAGCCATACGATGGCCctgctggagaagctggagccgGGGAACGTATACGTGGTGAAGATCTCCGCCTCCAATCAGGTCGGTGATGGGCCTTTCTCTAACATTGTGGAGCTGGCATTGAAGCGTGGAAACACCCACAGGAGCAAGAACCCCAGGCACTCTGACAGCTCCCCGGACACAACAG TGTACTCTGATGGTCTGTACCATATAGACCAGAGGTCAATGACAGGGATCATTGTTGGTGTGAGCATCGCCTTGGCCTGTATTGTTATGTGTGCCTTGATCCTCATCAGCAAGGGCCGACCAAG AAAATCCTCCAGCCACAAAGTCGTGGCAGTAGGCGCTGGTGAAGGTCCAGACGCTGGTATGTCTCTGCCCAATGAGCACCATACAGAGAATGTCGAGGCACTTATACCCATGATAAGTCGCCACTTCCTAGATGCCAAg GGTGGATCTAATATAGTCATAAATAGTGCCGGTCCAGTCAGCAACAAGAATCAAAGCAAGAGGTGGCTGCTCTTCAAGAGGGAGACCAGGAATCCAGTACAAAGTGAT GTGGAGAGGAGAGCCAGTTTGTATGAGACTGGCAAAACTGTTCTGATGTATGACGAGAATTTAGGCTCAGCGCCCCTGCCTCCTTCTTCCCGGGAGATCATCTATGGACCACTTCACTCGGAGAGCTCTCACACCAGTGAGGGCAGCCAAGAGACGGGAGACTCTGGACACTACTCCAACGAAGAAAGCAACGAAGGGATGAGCAACCCTTCGTCAAGCCAGGGCTCCAGACCAGAATCTTTTGGGGAAGATGATGGTACCACTGTTGCTGAGATGAAGCAGTCTTTTGAAGTGGAAAATGAGGAGATGTTGAGTCATCATTCCGCCCCTGATGCTTCCCGGCTCTGCTACACCTCGGAGGGCTCTCATCCTGCCCTGCACACGTCCCAAGCAGCTGGATCCTGA
- the rsl24d1 gene encoding probable ribosome biogenesis protein RLP24: MRIEKCYFCSGPVYPGHGVMFVRNDCKSFRFCRSKCHKNFKKKRNPRKTRWTKAFRKASGKELTVDNALEFEKRRNTPVKYNRDLWDKTVEAMKRVEEIKQKRQARFIMNRLKKGKQLEKEEAINEVKKNIHLIKAPHAGKAKQMEDKMVQKLQEDVDMGDEDN, translated from the exons ATGCGCATCGAAAAGTGTTATTTCTGCTCCGGTCCGGTGTACCCTGGACATGGGGTGATGTTTGTACGGAACGACTGTAAG TCATTCAGATTCTGCAGATCAAAATGCCACAAGAACTTCAAGAAGAAGCGTAACCCAAGAAAAACCAGATGGACCAAAGCATTCAGAAAGGCATCAGGAAAGGAGTTGACAGTG GATAACGCTTTGGAGTTTGAGAAACGCAGAAATACACCTGTTAAATATAACAGGGATCTGTGGGACAAGACAG TGGAAGCAATGAAGAGGgtggaggaaataaaacagaaacgaCAGGCAAGATTTATCATGAACAG ATTAAAGAAGGGcaaacagttggagaaagaaGAGGCCATCAACGAAGTGAAGAAAAATATTCACCTTATCAAAGCACCACATGCAG GAAAGGCCAAACAAATGGAAGACAAAATGGTGCAAAAGTTACAAGAGGACGTCGACATGGGGGATGAGGATAATTAA